From a single Rhodococcus qingshengii JCM 15477 genomic region:
- a CDS encoding substrate-binding domain-containing protein: MSFLTGRKSVAVLAGASVVVLGLAACSSTGGKPDSSGSGMGAGTADTPRATIAMITHEVPGDTFWDLVRKGAETAAAKDNIELRYSADPEAPNQANLVQSAIDSKVDGIAVTLAKPDAMVAAVQSATAAGIPVVALNSGLETWKDMGVKEYFGQDESIAGEAAGERLNTEGATKVLCVIQEQGNVSLESRCAGVKKSFKGTTEILNVNGKDMPSVESTITAKLQQDPAIDRVLALGAPFALTSVTSVGNAGSKAKVVTFDTNAALVDAIKSGDVQWAVDQQPFLQGYLAIDSLWLYLNNGNVIGGGLPTLTGPAFIDNTNIDSVAEYAKNGTR, encoded by the coding sequence ATGTCGTTTCTCACGGGACGCAAGAGCGTTGCCGTACTGGCCGGAGCCTCAGTCGTGGTCTTGGGTCTGGCCGCCTGTTCCAGCACCGGCGGTAAGCCGGATTCTTCCGGATCCGGAATGGGCGCGGGTACGGCGGACACGCCCCGCGCCACCATTGCGATGATCACCCATGAAGTTCCCGGTGACACGTTCTGGGATCTGGTGCGCAAGGGCGCCGAAACCGCAGCGGCCAAGGACAACATCGAACTTCGGTACTCCGCCGATCCCGAGGCACCGAACCAGGCCAACTTGGTTCAGAGTGCGATCGACAGCAAGGTCGACGGGATCGCCGTCACGCTCGCGAAGCCCGACGCCATGGTTGCAGCGGTCCAAAGTGCCACCGCCGCGGGCATTCCGGTGGTCGCCCTCAACTCGGGCCTCGAAACCTGGAAGGACATGGGCGTCAAGGAGTACTTCGGTCAGGACGAGTCGATTGCCGGTGAAGCTGCCGGCGAGCGACTCAACACCGAAGGTGCCACCAAGGTGCTGTGCGTGATTCAGGAGCAGGGCAACGTGAGCCTCGAATCACGGTGCGCCGGTGTGAAGAAGTCGTTCAAGGGAACGACGGAGATTCTCAACGTCAACGGCAAGGACATGCCGTCGGTGGAGTCGACCATCACCGCGAAACTTCAACAGGACCCGGCAATCGATCGAGTTCTCGCGCTCGGTGCGCCGTTCGCATTGACGTCCGTGACGTCGGTCGGCAATGCGGGCAGCAAGGCGAAGGTCGTCACCTTCGACACCAACGCGGCGCTCGTCGACGCTATCAAATCCGGTGACGTGCAGTGGGCAGTGGACCAGCAACCCTTCCTGCAGGGCTACCTCGCCATCGATTCGCTGTGGCTTTACCTCAACAACGGCAACGTGATCGGTGGTGGCTTGCCCACCCTGACCGGACCCGCGTTCATCGACAACACCAACATCGACTCGGTCGCCGAGTACGCCAAGAACGGAACTCGCTGA
- a CDS encoding TIM barrel protein: MSPFDLAVSAEMTFTELPVVERIRRISEAGFAAEIWSWQDKDLDALVATGARFSSMTGYLHGDLFDEAGSAELVRTAALCLTPAAKLGVPRLNFHTGELIDGQAARPQYRTTGAMWLTAQRALEKIARLGEDAGVVFCLENLNTIVDHPGVPMARAKDTLALVESVSHPNLKMMLDLYHAQIGEGNLIELVRRCGDNIGEIQVADVPGRCEPGTGEINYPAIARVLAEQGYTGTIGLEGWASGDSDTALTAFRNAFTL; encoded by the coding sequence GTGAGCCCCTTCGATTTGGCGGTCTCTGCCGAGATGACGTTCACCGAACTCCCTGTCGTCGAACGCATTCGGCGGATCTCGGAGGCGGGGTTCGCAGCCGAGATCTGGAGTTGGCAAGACAAGGACCTCGATGCCCTGGTCGCCACCGGGGCTCGGTTCTCCTCGATGACCGGCTATCTTCACGGCGATTTGTTCGACGAAGCGGGCAGCGCCGAACTCGTACGTACAGCGGCGCTATGCCTCACGCCGGCAGCGAAACTCGGCGTTCCTCGGCTGAACTTCCATACCGGCGAGCTGATCGACGGACAGGCCGCGCGCCCGCAGTATCGAACTACGGGAGCGATGTGGCTGACGGCCCAACGCGCTCTCGAGAAGATCGCGCGACTGGGTGAAGACGCCGGAGTCGTCTTCTGCCTCGAGAATCTCAATACGATCGTCGATCACCCTGGCGTACCGATGGCCCGAGCCAAAGACACTCTGGCACTGGTGGAATCCGTCTCACACCCCAATCTCAAGATGATGCTCGACCTCTACCACGCACAGATCGGCGAAGGAAACCTCATCGAACTCGTGCGGCGTTGTGGTGACAACATCGGGGAGATTCAGGTGGCCGACGTACCCGGCCGATGCGAACCCGGAACCGGCGAGATCAACTACCCAGCCATCGCACGCGTTCTCGCCGAGCAGGGTTACACCGGCACGATCGGATTGGAGGGCTGGGCATCCGGAGACAGTGACACCGCACTCACTGCTTTCCGGAACGCCTTCACTCTCTAA
- a CDS encoding LacI family DNA-binding transcriptional regulator produces the protein MEVNSRRPTLQDVADLAGVSRALVSIVIRDVPGASDATRVRVKAAADELGYRPDNAARLLRQHRSRLIGVSYVAAQTFHAELLDEIYDAAERLRYDVVLSAVSDRRPGSRAVCTLLDDRCEAILLLGSQAPESEIVDLAAKVPVVVLARKMPSVHVDVVRTDDEAGAVMAVNHLVGLGHRSIVHVDGGRGPGAQERRQGYRKAMRAAGLESRILPGGLTEEFGADAARSMVEQGIPGAVFAFNDRCALGVLDVFLRAGVSVPGDVSVIGFDNSALAGLAHIDLTSVGQDTAFLGGAAVERISERLDAGSGLLGRDIVAQPQLVVRGSTGLVGR, from the coding sequence GTGGAGGTGAACAGTCGACGCCCCACCTTGCAAGACGTAGCAGACCTGGCCGGTGTGTCACGCGCACTGGTGTCCATCGTCATTCGCGATGTCCCGGGTGCCAGCGATGCGACGCGGGTACGGGTCAAGGCGGCCGCGGACGAACTCGGCTATCGACCCGACAACGCGGCGCGACTGCTGCGCCAGCATCGCAGCCGCCTGATCGGTGTCAGTTATGTTGCCGCGCAAACCTTTCACGCGGAGCTGCTCGACGAGATCTACGACGCAGCCGAACGCTTGCGCTACGACGTCGTTCTCAGTGCCGTCTCGGACCGCAGGCCCGGCTCGCGCGCCGTGTGCACCCTGCTCGACGACCGATGCGAGGCGATCTTGCTGTTGGGTTCGCAGGCGCCGGAATCGGAGATCGTCGACCTGGCGGCCAAGGTTCCCGTCGTCGTGCTCGCCCGGAAGATGCCCTCAGTACATGTGGACGTTGTCCGCACGGACGACGAGGCGGGCGCCGTGATGGCCGTGAATCATCTCGTCGGACTCGGGCACCGCTCGATTGTCCATGTCGACGGCGGACGCGGTCCGGGCGCCCAGGAGAGGCGTCAGGGCTACCGGAAGGCCATGCGGGCGGCCGGACTGGAATCGCGGATACTTCCCGGCGGCCTCACGGAGGAGTTCGGCGCGGACGCCGCGCGGTCGATGGTCGAACAAGGGATTCCCGGTGCGGTCTTCGCTTTCAACGATCGTTGCGCGCTAGGAGTCCTGGACGTCTTCTTGCGTGCGGGAGTCTCGGTGCCCGGCGACGTCTCCGTGATCGGATTCGACAACAGTGCATTGGCAGGTTTGGCGCACATCGATCTGACCAGTGTCGGGCAGGACACGGCGTTTCTGGGTGGCGCCGCGGTGGAGCGAATCTCCGAACGTCTCGACGCCGGAAGTGGACTCTTGGGCAGGGACATAGTCGCGCAACCACAACTTGTAGTTCGAGGTTCAACTGGACTCGTAGGGCGTTGA
- a CDS encoding GntR family transcriptional regulator yields MVAALAVELDRSSPVPLYFQLAQAIEGAILGGELAPGDRFENELALAKRLNLSRPTTRRAIQELVDKGLLVRKRGVGTQVVQSPVHRPVELTSLFDDLARAGQAPTTKLLEFTVGVPAEDVAAELNLEPDAEVATIRRLRSTNGEPLAVMTNYIPVDIAPDPEELETQGLYQTLRTRGVHIRVARQRIGARAATREEAGLLDEKVGAALLTMSRTAFDDSGSAVEYGSHCYRASRYYFDTTVVDR; encoded by the coding sequence GTGGTCGCAGCACTCGCCGTCGAGTTGGACCGCTCGAGCCCGGTGCCGCTGTATTTTCAGCTGGCACAGGCAATCGAGGGCGCTATTCTCGGTGGCGAACTTGCCCCAGGTGATCGCTTCGAGAATGAACTGGCGTTGGCCAAACGGCTCAATCTCTCACGACCGACCACTCGACGCGCGATCCAGGAGCTGGTGGACAAGGGACTACTTGTTCGTAAGCGGGGAGTCGGAACTCAGGTGGTGCAAAGTCCGGTGCACCGCCCGGTCGAGCTCACCAGCCTGTTCGACGACCTTGCGAGGGCCGGCCAGGCGCCGACGACCAAGCTGCTCGAGTTCACGGTGGGAGTTCCCGCCGAGGACGTTGCCGCGGAACTCAACCTCGAACCTGACGCCGAAGTGGCCACCATCAGGCGTCTGCGAAGCACCAACGGCGAACCGCTTGCCGTGATGACCAATTACATTCCGGTGGACATCGCACCCGATCCCGAGGAGTTGGAGACGCAGGGGCTGTACCAAACCTTGCGAACTCGCGGCGTTCACATCCGTGTGGCGCGGCAGCGAATCGGCGCTCGGGCGGCGACTCGCGAAGAAGCAGGATTGCTCGACGAGAAAGTGGGTGCTGCCCTCTTGACCATGAGCCGCACTGCATTTGACGATTCAGGTAGCGCCGTCGAGTACGGCAGCCACTGCTACCGAGCGTCGCGTTACTACTTCGACACCACCGTGGTCGACCGCTAG
- a CDS encoding Gfo/Idh/MocA family oxidoreductase — protein MSASVAVGLIGAGWIGRFHGESVALRIPGTRLVAVADPAPGAAASLIERVSPDARAYTDALELIADPTVEAVLISTPASTHTDLVVAAAEAGKHVFCEKPMALTLEDADRAIGACAANNVALQVGFNRRFAADFAAAHDVITSGGIGTPQLLRSLTRDPGITADVASRVKPWTIFNETLIHDFDALLWLNPGARVVEVFAQADALVHPQYKEQGYLDTSMVQLRFDNGAFASAEANFQATYGYDVRGEVFGSGGMVSAGEVTRTAMRHYSSPGVRADTPRVNIELFHDAYVAQLAHFADCIRSGSAPSVDGLDARNALEIALAAKESVETGLPVSLLSVPQ, from the coding sequence ATGTCTGCCTCTGTTGCAGTCGGTCTGATCGGCGCTGGATGGATCGGCCGTTTCCACGGCGAGTCCGTCGCGCTGCGTATCCCCGGCACCCGTCTCGTCGCCGTCGCCGATCCTGCGCCCGGCGCTGCGGCGTCGTTGATCGAACGTGTCAGTCCCGACGCCCGCGCGTACACCGACGCCCTTGAGCTGATTGCCGATCCGACCGTCGAAGCGGTGCTCATCAGTACGCCCGCATCAACTCACACCGATCTCGTGGTAGCAGCAGCGGAGGCAGGCAAGCATGTCTTCTGCGAAAAGCCGATGGCATTGACGCTCGAGGACGCCGATCGCGCAATCGGCGCATGCGCCGCGAACAATGTTGCGCTGCAGGTCGGTTTCAACCGGCGCTTCGCCGCCGACTTCGCCGCGGCACACGACGTGATCACCTCCGGTGGGATCGGGACACCGCAGCTACTTCGCTCTCTGACTCGCGATCCGGGAATCACCGCCGACGTCGCCTCTCGAGTCAAGCCGTGGACCATCTTCAACGAGACACTGATTCACGACTTCGACGCCCTGCTCTGGCTCAACCCGGGGGCACGCGTCGTCGAGGTGTTCGCGCAGGCCGATGCTCTCGTCCATCCGCAGTACAAGGAGCAGGGGTACCTCGATACGTCGATGGTTCAGTTGCGGTTCGACAACGGCGCCTTCGCGTCGGCCGAGGCCAACTTCCAGGCCACCTACGGTTACGACGTTCGCGGCGAGGTTTTCGGTTCCGGTGGAATGGTGAGTGCAGGCGAGGTCACGCGGACCGCGATGCGTCATTACAGCTCACCGGGCGTTCGGGCCGACACACCTCGGGTGAACATCGAACTGTTTCACGACGCCTATGTTGCCCAGCTGGCGCACTTCGCAGACTGCATCCGCTCCGGCAGCGCGCCGTCGGTCGACGGTCTCGATGCTCGCAACGCCCTGGAAATCGCACTGGCTGCAAAAGAATCCGTGGAAACCGGACTGCCCGTATCGCTGCTGTCGGTGCCGCAGTGA
- the iri gene encoding rifampin monooxygenase Iri, whose translation MSDVIIVGAGPTGLMLAGELRLQGVDVVVVDKDEEPTQFVRALGIHVRSIEIMEQRGLLDKFLAHGRKYPLGGFFAGISKPAPAHLDTAHGYVLGIPQPEIDRILAEHATEVGADIQRGKRVVAIRQDTDSVTAELSDGTTLHARYLVGCDGGRSTVRKLIDVGFPGEPSSADTLIGEMDVTMPAGELAAVVAEIRETHKRFGVGPTGNGAFRVVVPAAEVADGRAVPTTLDDIKQQLLAIAGTDFGVHSPRWLSRFGDATRLAEHYRRDRVFLAGDAAHIHPPMGGQGLNLGVQDAFNLGWKLAAEFNGWAPDGLLDTYESERRPVAADVLDNTRAQAELISTAAGPQALRRLISELMEFEDVKRYLTEKITAISIRYDFGEGDDLLGRRLRNIALTRGNLYDLMRSGRGLLLDQGGQLSVDGWSDRADHIVDTSTELNAPAVLLRPDGHVAWVGDSQAELDTQLSTWFGRPAGDGPRVTLRIRQPSTVATRTHYR comes from the coding sequence ATGAGTGACGTCATCATTGTCGGTGCTGGACCAACTGGATTGATGCTGGCAGGTGAGCTCCGGCTGCAGGGCGTCGATGTCGTCGTCGTGGACAAGGACGAGGAGCCGACTCAGTTCGTCCGTGCCCTCGGCATCCATGTGCGCAGCATCGAAATCATGGAGCAGCGCGGGTTGCTGGACAAGTTCCTCGCGCACGGCCGCAAGTATCCGCTCGGTGGATTCTTCGCGGGGATCAGCAAACCGGCACCGGCGCACCTCGATACTGCGCACGGGTACGTACTGGGCATTCCTCAGCCCGAGATCGACAGGATTCTTGCCGAACATGCCACCGAAGTCGGTGCGGACATTCAGCGAGGGAAGCGCGTCGTCGCGATCCGTCAAGATACCGATAGCGTCACAGCGGAATTGTCCGACGGCACAACACTTCACGCGCGTTATCTCGTGGGCTGCGACGGCGGCCGCAGCACTGTTCGGAAGCTGATCGACGTCGGGTTTCCCGGCGAGCCGTCGAGCGCCGACACGTTGATCGGCGAAATGGACGTGACCATGCCGGCTGGTGAACTGGCCGCCGTTGTCGCCGAAATCCGGGAAACGCACAAACGATTCGGAGTTGGTCCCACCGGCAATGGTGCTTTTCGCGTCGTGGTACCTGCGGCCGAAGTTGCCGACGGTCGCGCGGTTCCCACCACCCTCGACGACATCAAGCAACAGCTACTGGCCATTGCGGGCACCGACTTCGGTGTGCACTCACCGCGGTGGCTCTCGCGCTTCGGTGACGCCACCCGTCTGGCGGAGCACTACCGGCGCGACCGGGTGTTCCTCGCCGGCGATGCCGCACACATCCACCCACCGATGGGCGGACAAGGCCTCAATCTCGGTGTCCAAGATGCCTTCAACCTCGGCTGGAAGCTCGCCGCCGAGTTCAACGGCTGGGCACCGGACGGCCTGCTCGACACGTACGAATCGGAACGGCGTCCGGTGGCTGCCGACGTTCTCGACAACACGCGCGCGCAGGCGGAGCTGATCTCCACCGCTGCCGGTCCACAAGCCTTGCGGCGCTTGATCTCCGAGCTGATGGAATTCGAAGACGTCAAGCGCTATCTGACCGAGAAGATCACTGCGATCTCGATTCGCTACGACTTCGGCGAAGGTGACGACCTACTCGGTCGGCGGCTGCGGAACATCGCGTTGACGCGCGGCAACCTGTACGACCTGATGCGATCCGGCCGCGGACTTCTTCTCGACCAGGGTGGCCAACTGTCCGTCGATGGTTGGAGCGATCGCGCCGACCACATCGTTGACACAAGCACTGAATTGAACGCTCCGGCTGTCCTGCTTCGGCCGGACGGTCATGTGGCATGGGTCGGGGATTCGCAGGCGGAGTTGGATACTCAGCTGTCCACGTGGTTCGGCCGGCCGGCCGGCGACGGGCCCCGTGTGACTCTTCGGATTCGGCAACCGAGCACCGTGGCGACTCGGACGCACTACCGTTGA
- a CDS encoding phytanoyl-CoA dioxygenase family protein, with product MTPALTDHTVPFAGRLHREDCNIEDFAALVAHETDPVDYPYAHSVADGVLLYRSDALVDKLSNPKIRAEIQDEIARALLTGPGITVFQGAFDAEVLDRASAVFRELIARQHESGATSGDHFAKPGANDRIWGAQLKLALEDPKAYVDYYANSIVALASEAWLGPMYQVTSDVNVVNPGGAAQNPHRDYHLGFMSSDVAAKFRAHVHRLTPALTLQGAVAHVDMPVETGPTKYLPYSQQFESGYLAFERPEFKEFFEANYVQLPLEKGDAVFFNPALFHAAGHNKSADVLRMANLLQVSSAFGRALGTIDRDALVNAIYPALLALSEAGSDESVRCAVAASAEGYAFPTNLDRDQPIDGLAPQTQAELVMEAVRERISPDLLAELLKAQSERRMA from the coding sequence ATGACTCCAGCACTGACCGACCACACCGTGCCGTTCGCGGGTAGGTTGCACCGAGAAGATTGCAACATCGAAGACTTCGCCGCTCTGGTCGCACACGAGACAGACCCCGTCGATTACCCGTACGCCCATTCGGTGGCCGACGGCGTTCTTCTCTACCGCTCGGATGCTCTGGTCGACAAATTGTCGAATCCTAAAATCCGGGCGGAGATTCAGGACGAGATCGCCCGCGCGTTACTCACCGGTCCAGGCATCACGGTCTTCCAAGGCGCGTTCGACGCGGAGGTATTGGATCGCGCCAGTGCGGTCTTCCGTGAACTCATTGCGCGCCAACACGAATCCGGCGCGACGTCCGGGGATCACTTCGCCAAACCCGGAGCCAATGACCGGATCTGGGGAGCACAACTGAAGTTGGCGCTCGAAGATCCCAAGGCTTACGTCGACTACTACGCAAACAGCATTGTCGCATTAGCTTCGGAAGCCTGGCTCGGCCCCATGTATCAGGTGACGTCGGACGTCAACGTCGTCAATCCCGGTGGCGCCGCACAGAATCCACATCGCGACTACCACCTCGGTTTCATGTCGAGCGACGTCGCTGCGAAGTTCCGAGCGCACGTTCATCGCTTGACCCCTGCCCTCACCTTGCAAGGTGCAGTCGCCCATGTGGACATGCCGGTCGAGACGGGCCCGACGAAATATCTGCCGTACTCCCAACAATTCGAATCCGGATACCTCGCGTTCGAGCGTCCCGAGTTCAAGGAGTTCTTCGAGGCCAATTACGTCCAATTACCTTTGGAGAAGGGAGATGCCGTCTTCTTCAACCCTGCACTGTTCCACGCCGCCGGCCACAACAAATCCGCCGACGTCCTGCGCATGGCAAATCTTCTTCAGGTGTCGTCAGCCTTCGGTCGCGCCCTCGGAACCATTGACCGGGACGCGCTCGTCAACGCGATCTATCCGGCACTGCTCGCCCTCAGCGAAGCAGGTTCCGACGAGTCCGTTCGCTGTGCCGTCGCCGCCTCGGCCGAGGGCTACGCCTTCCCGACCAATCTGGACCGAGACCAACCGATCGACGGCCTCGCGCCTCAGACGCAGGCCGAACTAGTGATGGAGGCGGTTCGCGAGCGGATCTCGCCTGACCTTCTGGCCGAGTTGCTGAAGGCACAGTCCGAGAGACGAATGGCCTGA
- a CDS encoding Gfo/Idh/MocA family protein, translating to MTGISVAVAGFGWMGRVHTQAYLRLRQHYPQLPVIRLAAVADEVPGRGEEAADQFGFEAFTQDWRDIAADPAIDAVSITAPNFLHREIGVAMAEAGKHIWIEKPVGLSTEDAKAVAVAVSKAGVQSTVGFNYRNAPAVALAKSLIDSGELGTITHSRFRFLSDYAAHPEGALSWRYERERGGAGVLGDLASHGIDLIRHLLGDVDALVADTAIFIPERARPSAATSGHARASGGEMGAVENEDFVSALLRLGSGGRCTLEACRVAVGEQNNYGFEIHGTKGAVFWDYRRMGELGTSLGSKYQDQSVTTVLVGPESGEFGRFQPGAANAMGYDDLKVIEARNFIASIVDGAPQGATIADAVASAQALDAMVASVTSGSWISLG from the coding sequence ATGACAGGCATTTCAGTAGCAGTTGCCGGATTCGGATGGATGGGCCGCGTCCACACGCAGGCGTATCTGCGTCTGCGGCAGCACTATCCGCAGCTTCCCGTGATCCGCCTGGCCGCCGTCGCCGACGAGGTGCCTGGCAGAGGGGAGGAAGCAGCGGACCAGTTCGGTTTCGAAGCTTTCACCCAGGATTGGCGCGATATCGCAGCCGATCCGGCCATCGACGCGGTGAGCATCACGGCCCCGAACTTCTTGCACCGTGAAATCGGCGTCGCAATGGCAGAGGCCGGCAAACACATCTGGATCGAGAAGCCCGTCGGCTTGTCCACGGAAGACGCCAAAGCTGTTGCCGTAGCAGTCTCGAAGGCCGGTGTGCAGTCGACCGTCGGCTTCAACTACCGAAACGCGCCGGCTGTGGCCCTGGCAAAGAGCCTGATCGACTCAGGGGAGTTGGGCACGATCACGCACTCGCGTTTTCGTTTCCTCAGCGACTATGCGGCCCACCCTGAAGGTGCTTTGAGTTGGCGATACGAGCGTGAGCGCGGCGGCGCCGGCGTCCTGGGCGACTTGGCTTCGCACGGCATCGATCTGATTCGTCATCTTCTCGGTGACGTCGACGCTCTCGTTGCGGATACTGCGATCTTCATCCCGGAGCGTGCGCGTCCGTCCGCCGCTACCAGTGGACATGCGCGGGCCAGCGGTGGGGAGATGGGGGCTGTCGAGAACGAAGACTTCGTCAGCGCACTGCTGCGCCTCGGGTCGGGTGGCCGGTGCACCCTCGAAGCATGCCGCGTCGCCGTGGGAGAGCAGAACAATTACGGATTCGAGATTCACGGCACGAAAGGTGCCGTGTTCTGGGACTACCGCCGGATGGGTGAACTGGGCACCAGCCTCGGCTCGAAGTACCAGGACCAATCCGTCACGACGGTTCTGGTCGGCCCCGAGTCCGGTGAGTTCGGCCGCTTCCAGCCTGGCGCGGCCAACGCGATGGGCTACGACGACCTGAAAGTGATCGAGGCCCGCAATTTCATCGCCTCGATCGTGGACGGAGCGCCGCAGGGCGCGACCATCGCTGATGCAGTCGCGTCCGCACAGGCTCTGGACGCGATGGTCGCCTCGGTGACCTCCGGCAGCTGGATTTCTCTCGGCTGA
- a CDS encoding MFS transporter → MTFPRGLALLVAAALFMEMLDATILATALPSIAQSFGVDAVDVNVAVSSYLLVLAVLIPASGWMADRFGTRRVFISAIAVFTVASVGCALSTSLPMLVGMRALQGVGGAMMVPVGRLAVLRVTSKAELVRAIAYLTWPALTAPVLAPAVGGAIVSIASWRWIFLINVPIGIVGFLLALRMVPDIREAQKRSLDWLGLVVIGAGVAVLVVALDNVHSAGTDWLRVGLGIVAALILLSLAVIHLVRSDHPLIALGVLRLRSFRLVASSGSLYRLVIMGVPFVLPLLFQVGFEMSAFKAGLLVMALFAGNIAIKPLTTPLMRRFGIRLVLVGNGVLSVVCFGALVLISSTTPDVVIAVALFVSGALRSIGFTAYNSLAFADVDSGELTDANTLHATLQELASGLGIALSALVITLCTPLAESEDLSGGVPFSLTLGVLGAMLVPTVIESWRLPRDTGAVVLVR, encoded by the coding sequence GTGACATTTCCCCGCGGACTGGCGCTGCTCGTGGCAGCAGCGCTGTTCATGGAGATGCTGGACGCGACGATTCTCGCAACGGCACTGCCGTCGATCGCCCAATCTTTCGGAGTTGATGCCGTCGACGTCAATGTCGCCGTTTCTTCGTACCTCCTGGTGTTGGCCGTCCTGATCCCGGCGAGCGGATGGATGGCCGACAGATTCGGAACGCGACGTGTCTTCATCTCTGCCATAGCCGTTTTCACGGTGGCGTCGGTGGGATGTGCACTGAGCACCTCCCTCCCGATGCTGGTGGGAATGCGTGCTTTACAAGGGGTAGGCGGCGCCATGATGGTGCCGGTGGGGCGGCTCGCAGTATTGCGGGTGACGTCGAAGGCGGAACTCGTACGGGCTATCGCCTACTTGACGTGGCCGGCGCTCACAGCGCCGGTTCTTGCGCCCGCTGTGGGTGGAGCCATCGTGTCGATCGCTTCGTGGCGCTGGATCTTTCTGATCAACGTTCCGATCGGGATCGTCGGGTTTCTGCTGGCATTGCGCATGGTGCCCGACATTCGGGAGGCGCAGAAACGGAGCCTCGACTGGCTGGGATTGGTGGTGATCGGAGCAGGCGTCGCAGTGCTTGTCGTGGCGCTCGACAACGTGCACAGTGCCGGAACCGACTGGCTACGAGTGGGCCTCGGGATCGTTGCGGCTCTGATCTTGTTGAGCTTGGCCGTCATTCACCTCGTCCGGTCGGATCATCCGCTCATCGCGCTCGGCGTCCTCCGACTTCGATCGTTTCGGCTCGTCGCGTCGAGCGGCTCGCTGTACCGGCTCGTGATCATGGGCGTGCCGTTTGTGCTGCCGTTGTTGTTCCAAGTGGGATTCGAAATGTCGGCGTTCAAGGCCGGTCTGCTGGTGATGGCCCTGTTCGCGGGGAATATCGCGATCAAACCGCTCACCACTCCGCTCATGCGCAGATTCGGGATCAGACTAGTTCTGGTGGGAAACGGAGTTCTGTCGGTGGTGTGCTTCGGTGCGCTGGTACTGATCTCGTCGACGACACCGGACGTCGTAATCGCTGTCGCACTGTTTGTCAGTGGCGCGTTGCGATCCATCGGGTTCACCGCGTACAACAGCTTGGCGTTCGCCGACGTCGACTCGGGTGAGCTGACCGATGCCAATACTCTGCATGCAACGCTGCAAGAGTTGGCGTCCGGTCTGGGTATTGCACTGTCCGCTTTGGTGATCACGCTCTGTACACCGTTGGCGGAGTCGGAGGATCTGAGCGGCGGAGTGCCGTTTTCTCTGACGCTGGGTGTTCTCGGGGCCATGCTGGTGCCGACGGTGATCGAGAGTTGGCGGCTCCCACGCGATACGGGTGCTGTGGTGTTGGTGCGCTGA